A genomic stretch from Methylophilus medardicus includes:
- the pgi gene encoding glucose-6-phosphate isomerase: protein MAKLTTHPSWQALCQHQIEMRDIQMRDLFKQDPKRFETFSLIVDDILLDYSKHRITDETLKHLFQLARDSDIEQWRQRMFSGEKINITEHRAVLHTALRNRSNTPVYVDGKDVMPDVNAVLTQMRGFTEQVRGGQWTGYTGKRITDVVNIGIGGSDLGPVMACDALKPYASPDLKAHFVSNIDGAHLMRVLESCNPETTLFIVASKTFTTQETMTNAHSARRWFLNAAKQEQHVAKHFVALSTNATAVKAFGIDTNNMFAFWDWVGGRYSLWSAIGLSIALYVGMDNFEQLLAGGHAMDQHFQTAPLEQNMPVIMALLGIWYNNFFHVDTHAILPYDQGMSRFAAYLQQADMESNGKFICRDGTRVTYKTGPVIWGEAGTNGQHAFYQLIHQGTQIVPADFLMPANSHYQVGEPEDQHHKILLANFLAQTQALMLGKTRDEARAELEKQGLSGEALESLLPHKVFEGNRPTTSIVFKQLTPYTLGKLIALYEHKIFVQGILWDINSYDQWGVEYGKQIASQILPQLNTPEAVHSFDGSTNGLINYAKKLSQ from the coding sequence ATGGCAAAACTAACCACACACCCAAGCTGGCAGGCGCTGTGCCAGCATCAAATTGAAATGCGCGATATTCAAATGCGCGATCTCTTCAAGCAAGATCCAAAACGTTTTGAAACGTTTAGCTTAATTGTCGATGACATTTTGCTTGATTACTCTAAGCACCGCATCACTGACGAAACGTTAAAGCATTTATTTCAATTAGCGCGTGACTCTGACATCGAACAATGGCGTCAGCGCATGTTTAGCGGTGAAAAAATCAATATCACTGAACACCGTGCAGTATTGCATACCGCCCTGCGCAACCGCAGCAATACCCCGGTGTATGTAGATGGCAAAGATGTGATGCCTGACGTCAACGCCGTGCTGACTCAAATGCGTGGTTTCACCGAGCAAGTGCGGGGTGGTCAATGGACCGGCTATACCGGCAAACGGATTACCGATGTGGTGAATATCGGCATCGGCGGTTCTGATCTGGGCCCAGTGATGGCTTGCGACGCCTTAAAACCTTATGCCAGCCCGGACCTGAAGGCGCATTTCGTTTCGAATATTGACGGTGCGCACTTGATGCGAGTGCTGGAAAGCTGCAACCCGGAGACCACGCTTTTTATTGTGGCTTCCAAAACCTTTACTACCCAAGAGACCATGACCAATGCGCACTCCGCACGTCGCTGGTTTCTAAATGCAGCCAAACAAGAGCAACACGTGGCTAAGCACTTTGTCGCGCTGTCCACCAATGCAACTGCAGTCAAAGCTTTTGGCATCGATACCAACAATATGTTCGCTTTTTGGGACTGGGTTGGTGGGCGTTATTCATTGTGGTCTGCCATTGGTTTATCCATCGCCCTCTATGTGGGTATGGATAATTTTGAGCAACTGCTGGCAGGTGGTCATGCCATGGATCAGCACTTTCAAACCGCGCCACTAGAACAAAACATGCCGGTGATCATGGCTTTACTGGGCATCTGGTATAACAACTTCTTCCATGTGGACACCCACGCCATTCTGCCCTATGACCAAGGCATGTCTCGGTTTGCTGCTTACCTACAACAAGCAGACATGGAAAGCAACGGTAAATTTATTTGCCGAGATGGCACCCGTGTGACTTACAAAACCGGTCCAGTCATCTGGGGCGAAGCGGGCACCAATGGTCAACATGCTTTTTACCAGCTGATTCATCAAGGCACGCAAATTGTTCCCGCTGATTTCTTGATGCCAGCCAATAGTCATTATCAAGTGGGCGAACCAGAAGACCAGCACCATAAAATTCTGCTGGCCAACTTTTTAGCACAAACCCAAGCCTTAATGTTGGGTAAAACACGGGATGAAGCACGCGCAGAGCTCGAAAAGCAGGGCTTAAGTGGTGAAGCGCTTGAAAGCTTGCTGCCACACAAAGTATTTGAAGGTAACCGCCCGACCACCTCCATCGTGTTTAAGCAGCTCACGCCTTACACCTTGGGTAAACTGATTGCGTTATATGAACACAAGATTTTTGTCCAAGGCATCTTGTGGGACATCAACAGCTATGATCAGTGGGGCGTGGAATATGGCAAACAGATTGCCAGCCAGATTCTGCCGCAGCTTAATACCCCTGAAGCAGTCCATAGCTTTGACGGCTCGACTAATGGTTTAATTAATTACGCGAAGAAACTTTCGCAGTGA
- the glgC gene encoding glucose-1-phosphate adenylyltransferase yields MSQAAEFIERRKSNRRQERPSDRFISNLTKNTVAIILAGGRGSRLKNLTDWRAKPAVQFGGKFRIIDFPLSNCINSGIRRINVATQYKAQSLIQHVQRGWGFLRGEFNEYVNIIPAQQRLGEEWYKGTADAVYQNIDLLRENSGEYILVLAGDHIYKMDYGKMLATHARSNADMTIACINVPLEEAKGFGVLEVDGTDRVIAFDEKPANPKPTPTNPDVAFASMGIYVFNAKFLYEQLIRDAYDRKSNHDFGQDIIPYIIKKYRVQAHRFTDSCVGAQDNNFYWRDVGTIDAYWEANMELTKVIPELNLYDSDWPIWTYQEQLPPAKFVFKDEGRTGKATDSLVSGGCLISGSCVSNSVLFSGVHVADYSDLDGAVVLPKVKINEGVVMRNAVIDRGCEIPAGMHIGVDLERDRKRFYVSEKGIVLVTPDMLGQDLYRVK; encoded by the coding sequence ATGTCTCAAGCAGCAGAGTTTATCGAACGTCGTAAATCTAACCGCAGACAGGAACGTCCTTCTGACCGGTTCATCAGTAATCTGACTAAAAATACCGTGGCGATCATTCTGGCCGGTGGCCGCGGAAGCCGATTAAAGAATCTCACAGATTGGCGTGCCAAGCCAGCGGTCCAGTTTGGCGGAAAGTTCCGTATCATTGACTTCCCACTTTCAAATTGCATCAATTCCGGTATCCGTCGCATTAATGTTGCCACCCAATACAAGGCACAGAGTCTGATTCAGCACGTGCAACGCGGCTGGGGCTTTTTGCGGGGTGAGTTTAATGAGTACGTGAACATTATTCCGGCACAACAACGCCTAGGTGAAGAGTGGTACAAAGGTACGGCAGATGCCGTATATCAAAACATCGACTTGCTGCGTGAAAATAGCGGTGAATACATTTTGGTCCTGGCAGGGGATCACATTTATAAAATGGATTACGGCAAAATGCTGGCCACGCACGCACGCAGTAACGCAGACATGACTATCGCCTGCATTAATGTGCCGCTGGAAGAGGCGAAGGGCTTTGGCGTGCTGGAAGTAGATGGCACAGACCGAGTCATCGCCTTTGATGAAAAGCCTGCCAATCCAAAACCAACACCAACCAATCCCGACGTGGCTTTTGCCAGCATGGGGATTTATGTATTTAATGCCAAATTTTTGTATGAGCAATTAATTCGCGATGCGTATGACCGCAAATCGAATCATGATTTTGGTCAGGATATTATTCCTTACATTATTAAAAAATATCGCGTACAGGCGCATCGCTTTACCGATAGTTGTGTGGGCGCGCAGGACAACAACTTCTATTGGCGGGATGTGGGCACGATTGATGCCTACTGGGAAGCCAATATGGAGCTGACCAAAGTCATTCCTGAGCTTAATTTATACGACAGTGATTGGCCTATCTGGACCTACCAAGAGCAACTTCCCCCCGCGAAGTTTGTCTTCAAGGATGAGGGTCGCACGGGCAAAGCCACCGATTCGCTAGTCTCTGGCGGCTGCCTGATTAGCGGCTCTTGTGTGTCGAATTCGGTGTTGTTTTCGGGCGTCCATGTGGCGGATTATTCTGATCTAGATGGCGCGGTGGTGTTGCCCAAGGTCAAAATCAACGAGGGCGTCGTCATGCGTAATGCGGTGATTGATCGGGGTTGTGAGATCCCGGCGGGGATGCATATCGGGGTGGATCTCGAGCGGGACAGAAAGCGTTTTTACGTCTCTGAAAAAGGCATTGTGTTGGTCACGCCAGACATGCTTGGCCAGGATTTGTATCGTGTAAAGTAA
- a CDS encoding glycoside hydrolase family 57 protein, whose amino-acid sequence MSNKKLLLNLYWHMHQPDYRDLVTGEYVLPWTYLHALKDYSDMAYHLEQNAAARASFNFVPILVEQLQDYAEQSRAGQWRDPLLHLLASPDLDHITDAECQLIVDSCFKAHHEKMLSPFPHYQRLLKLYELVAPIMQNGQFHYLSAQYKADLLVWYHLAWTGESLRRKNKTVQKLMQKGLLFTLEDRQALLGVISETLQNILPRYQALLAKGQIEISTTPYYHPILPLLIDLKSTRDAMPEAPLPQSAAYPDGYTRAVSHVAAAQAFHTQTFGEPAVGMWPAEGAVSHAALSLLAQQGVAWAATGQGVLANSLRKLDLPHEHTRDYLYQPYKITNGQQDIVCFFRDDHLSDKIGFEYSKQYASEAVHDFVQSLENILLHSGDETPVVSVILDGENAWEYYPYNGFYFLQELYQALAGHADIQMTTFSDILTMQQAQQLPPPKLLKDICAGSWVYGTFSTWIGEPAKNRAWDLLCEAKRQYDQHVHALSATAKEKCQQQLALCEGSDWFWWFGDYNNAQSVQSFDQLYRRNLSNLYQLLGLTPPAHLSQPISLGGGDAENAGTMRRGQT is encoded by the coding sequence ATGTCCAATAAAAAACTGCTGTTGAATCTGTATTGGCATATGCACCAACCTGATTATCGTGATTTGGTCACGGGTGAGTATGTGTTGCCATGGACCTATCTGCATGCGCTCAAAGATTACAGTGATATGGCCTATCACCTCGAGCAAAATGCGGCGGCGAGAGCTAGTTTCAATTTTGTGCCGATTTTAGTGGAGCAATTGCAGGATTATGCTGAACAATCTCGCGCGGGCCAATGGCGTGATCCTCTGTTGCACTTGCTGGCTAGTCCTGATTTAGATCACATTACTGATGCTGAGTGTCAGCTGATTGTAGATAGTTGCTTTAAAGCGCACCACGAAAAGATGCTCAGCCCTTTTCCGCATTATCAGCGCTTGTTAAAACTCTACGAGCTGGTGGCGCCGATTATGCAAAATGGACAGTTTCATTATCTGTCTGCGCAATACAAGGCGGATTTACTGGTCTGGTATCACTTGGCATGGACAGGTGAGAGCTTGCGCCGCAAAAATAAAACCGTTCAAAAGCTCATGCAAAAGGGCTTGTTATTTACCCTAGAAGACCGCCAAGCGTTGTTGGGCGTGATCAGTGAAACTTTGCAGAATATTTTGCCGCGCTATCAGGCCTTGCTGGCAAAAGGGCAAATCGAAATTTCCACCACGCCTTACTATCATCCGATCTTGCCTCTATTGATAGACCTGAAGAGCACGCGCGATGCCATGCCAGAGGCACCGTTGCCGCAGTCGGCGGCCTATCCTGATGGCTATACCCGCGCGGTCTCACATGTGGCTGCGGCGCAGGCATTTCATACACAGACGTTTGGTGAGCCAGCCGTGGGTATGTGGCCCGCGGAAGGGGCCGTATCCCATGCCGCACTTTCATTGCTCGCGCAGCAAGGCGTCGCTTGGGCGGCCACCGGTCAGGGGGTCTTGGCAAACAGTTTACGTAAGCTGGACTTGCCGCATGAACATACACGAGACTATCTGTATCAGCCTTACAAAATTACCAATGGTCAGCAGGATATTGTGTGTTTTTTCCGTGATGATCACCTGTCCGACAAAATAGGCTTTGAATACTCCAAACAATATGCCAGCGAAGCGGTTCATGACTTTGTTCAGTCACTAGAAAATATCTTGCTGCATAGTGGCGACGAGACACCTGTGGTCAGTGTGATTCTCGATGGTGAAAATGCTTGGGAATATTATCCTTACAATGGCTTTTATTTCTTGCAGGAGCTTTATCAGGCACTCGCAGGGCATGCGGATATTCAGATGACCACTTTCAGTGACATTTTAACTATGCAACAGGCGCAGCAATTGCCACCGCCTAAGTTACTCAAGGATATCTGCGCCGGTAGCTGGGTATATGGTACGTTTAGCACCTGGATTGGCGAGCCAGCCAAAAATCGTGCCTGGGATTTGCTCTGCGAAGCGAAGCGACAGTACGACCAGCATGTGCACGCCTTGTCTGCGACCGCCAAAGAAAAGTGTCAGCAACAATTAGCGCTTTGCGAAGGCTCGGACTGGTTTTGGTGGTTTGGTGATTACAATAATGCCCAGAGTGTACAAAGTTTTGACCAACTCTACCGCCGCAACCTCAGCAACCTCTATCAATTGTTGGGCTTAACGCCGCCTGCGCATTTATCCCAACCGATTAGTCTAGGTGGTGGCGATGCCGAAAATGCAGGCACCATGCGTCGTGGCCAAACTTAA
- the glgB gene encoding 1,4-alpha-glucan branching protein GlgB, producing MTAKPSVIPPSDALHLQRILDATHHNPFEFLGVHKDSESSRWHARVFLPNAANVWVKVDQRWQAMTLAHERGLFVYPSNTQLLPPLLLKIQPQGQKVSYETTDPYGFESSISADDLHLFAEGRLYEAYNTLGAIPMTINGVAGVRFAVWAPNAARVSVVGSFNQWDGRVHAMRVLGSSGVWELFIPKLTEHDLYKFEIRNREHGHVMLKADPYGKAFEARPGTANRITQSHYAWQDEAWQQQRAHRDWLHAPFTCYEVHLGSWQRDDQGHFLSYRALADTLIPHLTDMGYTHIELLPIAEHPLNESWGYQVTGYFAPTQRYGSPDDLKYFIDRCHAANIGVILDWVPGHFPKDDWALARFDGTALYEHADPRLGEHMDWGTYIFNYGRNEVRGFLLSNAYYWLKEFHIDGFRVDAVASMLYLDYSRKEGEWLPNAYGGRENLDVIEFFKQLNMMVGERFPGVLNIAEESTAWPAVSRPVYAGGLGFSMKWNMGWMNDILTYMQLDPVYRQYHHNRLTFGQMYAYSENFVLPFSHDEVVHGKKSLLEKMPGDVWQKFSNLRLLLTMQMTMPGKKLNFMGNEFGQRREWSVNQSLDWHLLEASSPDHALHRGIQSLNRNLNGLYRQSPALHALDFDSAGFQWIDCEDAAQSILSYIRRGNDHSFVIIVLNFTPVPRHQYRLGVPQAGNYQEVFNSDAAIYGGSNVGNGHGCQSDPVPWMEQPASISLNLPPLGGVILQLQ from the coding sequence ATGACCGCCAAACCTTCAGTGATTCCCCCGTCCGACGCTCTACATCTTCAACGTATTTTAGACGCTACCCATCACAATCCTTTTGAATTTTTGGGCGTCCACAAAGATAGCGAATCTAGCCGCTGGCATGCGCGCGTTTTTTTACCAAATGCGGCAAACGTTTGGGTCAAAGTCGATCAGCGCTGGCAAGCCATGACCCTAGCCCATGAGCGGGGCTTGTTTGTGTACCCATCGAACACCCAACTCCTGCCTCCGTTATTGCTAAAAATCCAACCCCAGGGTCAGAAGGTCAGTTATGAGACCACCGACCCTTATGGCTTTGAAAGTTCCATCTCTGCCGATGATTTGCACTTGTTTGCAGAGGGCAGATTATATGAAGCTTATAACACCTTAGGGGCAATCCCGATGACCATCAACGGTGTCGCCGGGGTCAGGTTCGCCGTTTGGGCGCCTAATGCGGCACGTGTGAGTGTTGTTGGCAGTTTTAACCAGTGGGATGGTCGTGTGCATGCCATGCGTGTGCTGGGCAGTAGCGGTGTGTGGGAGTTGTTTATCCCAAAACTGACCGAGCATGATTTATACAAATTTGAGATCCGTAATCGCGAGCACGGACATGTCATGCTGAAAGCTGACCCGTATGGCAAAGCCTTTGAGGCGAGACCGGGTACGGCAAACCGCATCACGCAAAGCCATTACGCTTGGCAGGATGAGGCATGGCAACAACAGCGTGCGCACCGCGACTGGTTACATGCGCCTTTTACCTGCTACGAAGTCCACCTCGGTAGTTGGCAGCGCGACGATCAAGGCCACTTCCTAAGTTATCGTGCATTGGCAGACACCTTGATTCCGCATCTGACCGATATGGGATACACCCATATCGAATTGTTACCGATTGCAGAACATCCGCTGAATGAATCATGGGGGTATCAAGTCACTGGTTACTTTGCGCCCACCCAAAGATATGGCAGCCCGGACGATTTGAAATACTTTATTGATCGTTGCCATGCCGCCAATATCGGCGTCATTTTAGACTGGGTGCCCGGACACTTCCCGAAAGACGATTGGGCCCTAGCGCGCTTCGACGGCACCGCACTCTATGAACATGCGGACCCTAGACTGGGTGAGCACATGGACTGGGGCACTTATATTTTCAATTACGGCCGCAATGAAGTGCGTGGTTTTTTACTGAGCAACGCCTACTATTGGCTGAAAGAATTTCATATTGATGGCTTCCGCGTGGACGCCGTGGCCTCCATGCTTTACCTTGATTACTCACGTAAAGAGGGGGAATGGCTCCCCAACGCTTATGGTGGACGAGAAAACTTGGATGTCATCGAATTTTTCAAGCAATTAAACATGATGGTCGGCGAGCGTTTTCCTGGCGTACTTAACATTGCTGAGGAATCTACCGCGTGGCCTGCCGTATCACGCCCGGTATACGCGGGTGGCTTAGGGTTTAGCATGAAATGGAACATGGGCTGGATGAATGACATTCTGACCTACATGCAACTTGACCCGGTATACAGGCAATACCATCACAACCGCCTGACCTTTGGCCAGATGTATGCCTATTCTGAAAACTTCGTGCTGCCCTTTTCACACGATGAAGTGGTACACGGCAAGAAATCGTTGCTCGAAAAAATGCCTGGCGACGTTTGGCAAAAATTCTCCAATTTGCGTTTGTTGCTCACCATGCAAATGACCATGCCGGGCAAAAAACTGAATTTTATGGGCAATGAGTTCGGTCAGCGTCGTGAGTGGAGCGTGAATCAGAGTTTGGATTGGCATTTGTTGGAAGCAAGCAGCCCAGACCATGCTCTACACAGAGGGATACAATCGCTCAACCGCAACCTTAATGGCCTGTATCGTCAATCCCCTGCGCTGCACGCGCTGGACTTTGATAGCGCCGGCTTTCAATGGATAGACTGTGAAGATGCAGCCCAATCAATATTGAGCTACATCAGGCGCGGTAATGACCATAGTTTTGTTATAATAGTATTGAATTTCACACCAGTACCGCGCCATCAATACCGTTTGGGTGTACCACAGGCGGGTAACTATCAAGAAGTGTTTAACAGTGACGCTGCCATTTATGGTGGTAGCAATGTCGGCAATGGTCACGGCTGTCAAAGCGATCCCGTCCCTTGGATGGAACAACCAGCCTCAATCAGCCTCAACCTGCCGCCGCTGGGTGGTGTCATACTTCAGTTACAATAG
- a CDS encoding PAS domain-containing sensor histidine kinase — MSTPVVNSPLTSLPVDSVKDALYESERRFSAIVSSIPGLVFQMHMTTDGQVVFTYLSEGCEALLGIPAAALLKDTQTLLNAMEAHSASQFRQKLQKSAKQHKRLDWEGRIWIADWQDMKWVNIRATVQDLGQGAVQWDGIMLNISQSKHEKQEIEQARSDLQALTAHVQQVKEQERVCIAREIHDDLGGNLTAMKLGLSTMIQQIEGGLPVSLEQANMLQAIINQTFDAVHRISGNLRPNILDLGLVDALEWQVNQFKKQLGVSAKFVTNCHDLECDADQSMALFRICQEALSNIAKYAQANQVAVELSLLEDDLVMRITDNGIGIALADKIKANAFGLRGMQERAAALGGECHIDASKDGPGTCIYVRTPLAAVAT, encoded by the coding sequence GTGTCTACGCCTGTTGTGAATTCCCCACTGACTAGTCTGCCTGTTGATAGCGTCAAAGATGCCTTGTACGAAAGCGAGCGCAGATTTTCGGCCATTGTCTCGAGTATTCCCGGGCTGGTGTTTCAAATGCACATGACTACCGATGGGCAAGTTGTGTTCACTTATTTGAGTGAGGGTTGTGAGGCCTTGCTGGGGATTCCGGCTGCGGCCTTACTCAAAGACACACAAACGCTGCTCAATGCGATGGAAGCGCATTCTGCCAGCCAGTTCAGGCAAAAATTACAAAAATCCGCCAAACAGCATAAGCGTTTAGATTGGGAGGGTCGGATCTGGATTGCCGACTGGCAGGATATGAAATGGGTCAATATCCGGGCCACCGTGCAGGATTTGGGTCAGGGGGCGGTGCAGTGGGATGGCATTATGCTCAATATCAGTCAGAGCAAGCATGAGAAGCAAGAGATTGAGCAAGCCAGAAGCGATTTGCAAGCATTAACGGCACATGTGCAGCAGGTCAAAGAGCAAGAGCGCGTCTGCATTGCCCGTGAGATTCATGATGATTTGGGCGGTAATCTGACCGCCATGAAGCTCGGGCTATCCACCATGATTCAACAGATTGAAGGTGGTCTGCCGGTCAGTCTGGAGCAAGCCAATATGCTGCAGGCCATTATTAACCAAACCTTTGATGCGGTGCATCGGATATCAGGCAACTTACGTCCAAATATTCTCGATTTAGGCTTAGTGGATGCCCTAGAGTGGCAAGTGAACCAATTTAAAAAACAGTTAGGCGTCTCCGCCAAATTTGTGACCAATTGCCATGATCTTGAATGTGACGCTGATCAGTCCATGGCGCTGTTCCGCATCTGTCAGGAAGCGCTGTCCAATATTGCTAAATATGCTCAGGCCAATCAGGTCGCCGTGGAGTTATCATTGTTAGAGGATGATCTCGTCATGCGCATTACTGACAATGGCATTGGTATTGCGCTCGCAGATAAAATTAAAGCCAATGCGTTTGGCTTGCGTGGCATGCAGGAGCGGGCGGCAGCCTTGGGGGGCGAGTGTCATATTGATGCCTCTAAAGACGGGCCGGGCACCTGTATCTATGTTCGCACCCCATTAGCAGCGGTTGCCACGTGA
- a CDS encoding GGDEF domain-containing protein, translated as MTASEIARETIKQIAVRRVEPTPDNYTQIYHEISGKPVKEDAAVALRKALKQLPHDSLEQTNWINRWEKVLKQDNWQGLGELLTESMQQELSHSNKWPKAIRTLLQGWDDKRSGVDVARKRETLERVLINFGSDASLSDKLIGMANHWLPAEARVDSAPLADMPTTADSPAPVAAITEASTEMLPKDVQQFHGAFAILQTLLKQTLQLGLIPRLEGYPDLQAEALALQETTERAKKLKEWESLAKSLKALLMRVEVIGAKEDDVRGDIIDLLHLLLSNIGELVAEDGWLTGQVYAVQSIISGPLDRAKLKQAEKSLKEVVYKQSLVKHSLMEAKNSFKTLIGTFIDKLKYMGDASDLYSGKIENYAKELSQTDDLIKINELVNHLMRDTSVMQTDILRSRDDLLSQQRLANDTQARMQLLQDELQQLSEVVRIDQLTGVLNRRGMDEAFSTEIARHQRSGEALSVALLDIDNFKMLNDQHGHAAGDAALKHLAAVIKRAVRPTDIVTRMGGEEFVVILPNTQLAEAVMTMSRLQRALTKEYFLGNNQKLLITFSAGVALFQGGDDVNSILLRADQAMYLAKKSGKNRVMTELDLQTSAAS; from the coding sequence ATGACTGCCTCGGAAATTGCACGAGAAACGATTAAGCAAATCGCGGTGCGCCGGGTAGAGCCGACGCCTGATAATTACACGCAGATTTATCACGAAATTTCAGGCAAACCAGTCAAAGAGGATGCGGCGGTCGCGCTGAGAAAAGCGCTCAAACAGCTTCCCCATGATTCACTCGAGCAAACCAATTGGATTAATCGCTGGGAAAAGGTGCTTAAACAAGATAACTGGCAAGGTTTAGGCGAGTTACTCACCGAGTCTATGCAACAAGAGCTTAGTCATTCCAACAAATGGCCCAAGGCCATTCGTACTCTGTTACAGGGGTGGGATGATAAACGCAGCGGCGTTGATGTTGCCAGAAAGCGGGAGACGTTAGAGCGCGTGCTGATTAATTTTGGCAGCGATGCGTCCCTGTCTGACAAGCTGATTGGCATGGCAAATCACTGGCTGCCAGCAGAGGCCAGGGTGGACAGTGCACCGTTAGCAGATATGCCTACCACAGCAGATAGCCCAGCTCCCGTGGCAGCCATAACAGAAGCGAGCACAGAAATGCTGCCTAAAGATGTGCAGCAGTTTCATGGCGCTTTCGCCATTTTGCAAACCCTGCTTAAACAAACCTTGCAGTTAGGCTTGATCCCCCGTTTAGAAGGTTATCCAGATTTACAGGCGGAGGCACTCGCTTTGCAGGAAACCACTGAGCGTGCCAAAAAACTGAAAGAATGGGAGAGTCTGGCCAAGTCACTGAAAGCGCTACTCATGCGAGTGGAGGTGATCGGCGCCAAAGAAGACGATGTGCGTGGGGACATCATCGATTTGTTACATTTGCTATTGTCAAATATCGGCGAGTTGGTGGCCGAGGATGGATGGCTGACTGGCCAAGTGTATGCGGTGCAATCCATTATCAGTGGGCCGCTGGATAGAGCCAAACTCAAGCAAGCCGAAAAAAGCCTGAAAGAGGTGGTGTACAAGCAAAGCCTGGTCAAACATAGCCTCATGGAGGCAAAAAATTCTTTCAAAACGCTGATTGGCACCTTCATTGATAAACTCAAATACATGGGGGACGCCAGCGATTTATATAGTGGCAAGATCGAAAACTATGCCAAAGAGCTGTCACAAACAGACGATCTGATTAAGATTAATGAATTGGTCAATCATTTGATGCGTGATACCTCGGTCATGCAGACAGATATTTTGCGTTCACGCGACGATTTGCTAAGCCAGCAACGGTTAGCCAATGACACCCAAGCACGTATGCAGCTTTTGCAGGATGAATTGCAACAATTGAGTGAAGTCGTCCGCATTGACCAACTCACAGGTGTGCTTAATCGTCGCGGTATGGATGAGGCTTTCAGTACCGAGATTGCGCGCCATCAACGCAGTGGTGAGGCCCTGAGTGTGGCTTTACTCGACATTGATAACTTTAAAATGCTCAATGACCAACATGGGCACGCCGCTGGCGATGCTGCGCTCAAGCACCTGGCTGCTGTGATTAAACGTGCCGTCAGGCCGACAGATATTGTCACCAGAATGGGCGGGGAAGAGTTTGTGGTGATATTGCCGAATACGCAGCTAGCAGAGGCCGTGATGACCATGAGTCGCTTGCAACGCGCGCTGACAAAAGAATATTTTTTAGGCAATAACCAAAAACTGCTTATCACCTTTAGCGCAGGTGTCGCTTTGTTTCAGGGTGGCGATGATGTGAATTCCATTTTGTTACGTGCAGACCAAGCCATGTATCTGGCTAAAAAAAGCGGCAAGAATCGCGTCATGACCGAGCTGGATTTGCAAACCAGCGCAGCTTCATAA
- a CDS encoding response regulator, with product MDIQKIKVIIVDDHAILRSGIKQILTASGDIEVVAEAENVAQAIKCVREFAADVMLLDISLPDKTGIEALKLIKRENAAINILMLSMYMEEQYAVRSIRSGASGYLCKHTASEELLTAIHTLAKGKKYITPNVAEILAEQVGNDHTAAPHEILSDREFQVMRLIASGLSVSEIADKLSLSVKTVSMYRTRLLEKMHLKHNADITHYAIKNELV from the coding sequence GTGGACATACAAAAAATTAAAGTCATTATTGTGGATGATCACGCAATTCTGCGCTCCGGAATCAAGCAGATTTTAACTGCAAGTGGCGACATTGAAGTCGTCGCAGAAGCTGAAAATGTGGCCCAAGCCATTAAGTGTGTGCGCGAGTTCGCGGCAGATGTCATGCTGCTCGATATTTCATTGCCTGACAAAACGGGGATCGAAGCCCTGAAACTCATCAAGCGCGAAAACGCCGCGATTAATATTCTGATGCTGTCGATGTACATGGAAGAGCAGTATGCGGTGCGTTCCATACGTTCTGGGGCTTCTGGTTACTTGTGTAAGCATACCGCCTCAGAGGAGCTGTTGACCGCGATTCATACCTTGGCTAAAGGCAAAAAATACATCACACCCAATGTGGCTGAGATTCTGGCAGAGCAGGTGGGCAATGACCACACCGCAGCGCCACACGAAATATTGTCTGACCGTGAATTTCAGGTGATGCGTTTAATTGCCTCTGGCTTATCGGTGAGTGAGATAGCCGATAAACTCTCTTTGTCTGTGAAAACGGTCAGTATGTATCGCACCCGTTTGCTTGAAAAAATGCATCTCAAACACAACGCGGATATCACCCATTATGCGATCAAAAACGAGTTGGTTTGA